From the Gorilla gorilla gorilla isolate KB3781 chromosome 22, NHGRI_mGorGor1-v2.1_pri, whole genome shotgun sequence genome, one window contains:
- the PDE9A gene encoding high affinity cGMP-specific 3',5'-cyclic phosphodiesterase 9A isoform X4 translates to MREELAARSSRTNCPCKYSFLDNHKKLTPRRDVPTYPKYLLSPETIEALRKPTFDVWLWEPNEMLSCLEHMYHDLGLVRDFSINPVTLRRWLFCVHDNYRNNPFHNFRHCFCVAQMMYSMVWLCSLQEKFSQTDILILMTAAICHDLDHPGYNNTYQINARTELAVRYNDISPLENHHCAVAFQILAEPECNIFSNIPPDGFKQIRQGMITLILATDMARHAEIMDSFKEKMENFDYSNEEHMTLLKMILIKCCDISNEVRPMEVAEPWVDCLLEEYFMQSDREKSEGLPVAPFMDRDKVTKATAQIGFIKFVLIPMFETVTKLFPMVEEIMLQPLWESRDRYEELKRIDDAMKELQKKTDSLTSGATEKSRERSRDVKNSEGDCA, encoded by the exons ATGAGGGAGGAGCTGGCAGCCAGAAGCAGCAG GACCAACTGCCCCTGTAAGTACAGTTTTTTGGATAACCACAAGAAGTTGACTCCTCGACGCGATGTTCCCACTTACCCCAAG TACCTGCTCTCTCCAGAGACCATCGAGGCCCTGCGGAAGCCGACCTTTGACGTCTGGCTTTGGGAGCCCAATGAG atgctgagctgcctggagcacATGTATCACGACCTCGGGCTGGTCAGGGACTTTAGCATCAACCCTGTCACCCTCAGGAGGTGGCTG TTCTGCGTCCATGACAACTACAGAAACAACCCCTTCCACAACTTCCGGCACTGCTTCTGCGTGGCCCAGATGATGTACAGCATGGTCTGGCTCTGCAGTCTCCAG GAGAAGTTCTCACAAACGGATATCCTGATCCTAATGACAGCGGCCATCTGCCACGATCTGGACCATCCCGGCTACAACAACAC TTACCAGATCAATGCCCGCACAGAGCTGGCGGTCCGCTACAATGACATCTCACCGCTGGAGAACCACCACTGCGCCGTGGCCTTCCAGATCCTCGCCGAGCCTGAGTGCAACATCTTCTCCAACATCCCACCTGATGGGTTCAAGCAGATCCGACAG GGAATGATCACGTTAATCTTGGCCACTGACATGGCAAGACATGCAGAAATTATGGATTCTTTCAAAGAGAAAATGGAGAATTTTGACTACAGCAACGAGGAGCACATGACCCTG CTGAAGATGATTTTGATAAAATGCTGTGATATCTCTAACGAGGTCCGTCCAATGGAAGTCGCAGAGCCTTGGGTGGACTGTTTATTAGAGGAATATTTTATGCAG AGCGACCGTGAGAAGTCAGAAGGCCTTCCCGTGGCCCCGTTCATGGACCGAGACAAAGTGACCAAGGCCACAGCCCAGATTGGGTTCATCAAGTTTGTCCTGATCCCAATGTTTGAAACAGTGACCAAG CTCTTCCCCATGGTTGAGGAGATCATGCTGCAGCCACTTTGGGAATCCCGAGATCGCTACGAGGAGCTGAAGCGGATAGATGACGCCATGAAAGAG TTACAGAAGAAGACTGACAGCTTGACGTCTGGGGCCACCGAGAAGtccagagagagaagcagagatgtGAAAAACAGTGAAG GAGACTGTGCCTGA